Proteins encoded within one genomic window of Ranitomeya variabilis isolate aRanVar5 chromosome 4, aRanVar5.hap1, whole genome shotgun sequence:
- the LOC143769934 gene encoding hexokinase HKDC1-like isoform X3 codes for MAEDPQIQEFDLDIVAIVNDTVGTMMTCGYEEPDCEIGLIAGTGSNVCYMEEMKNIELVDGDEGKMCINTEWGGFGNNGRLSDIQTQYDIHVDEKSLNPGKQRYEKMTSGMYLGEIVRQILIDLTKRGLLFRGQISERLRTKGIFETKFLSQIESDRLALLQVRKILQQLGLDSTCDDSIIVKEVCGAVSTRAAKLCGAGLAAVVDKIRENRGLDHLKTTVGVDGTLYKLHPHFSRILQETVKKLSPQCDVTFILSEDGSGKGAALITAVAKRFHSQEEEDKS; via the exons atggcagaggatccccaaatccag GAATTTGACTTGGACATTGTGGCTATTGTCAATGACACTGTGGGAACCATGATGACCTGCGGGTATGAAGAGCCAGACTGTGAAATTGGGCTCATAGCAG GTACTGGGAGCAATGTGTGTTATATGGAAGAAATGAAGAACATTGAACTTGTAGATGGAGATGAAGGGAAAATGTGTATTAACACAGAATGGGGAGGATTCGGGAACAATGGCCGTCTCTCTGACATCCAGACACAATATGACATACATGTGGATGAAAAGTCTTTAAACCCTGGAAAACAAAG ATATGAAAAGATGACAAGCGGGATGTATCTGGGAGAAATTGTGAGGCAGATCCTGATTGATCTTACCAAAAGAGGCCTTTTATTCCGAGGACAGATTTCTGAGCGGCTGAGGACGAAAGGAATATTTGAAACTAAATTTCTGTCTCAAATAGAAAG TGATCGTTTAGCTCTTCTCCAGGTTCGGAAGATCCTTCAACAGCTTGGTTTAGACAGCACATGTGATGACAGTATCATTGTGAAGGAGGTCTGTGGTGCAGTGTCAACAAGAGCAGCAAAATTATGTGGAGCCGGCTTGGCTGCAGTTGTAGATAAAATCAGAGAAAACCGTGGTCTGGATCATCTTAAAACCACAGTTGGTGTTGATGGTACTTTGTATAAATTACACCCTCA TTTCTCTAGAATCTTGCAAGAAACCGTGAAGAAATTGTCTCCACAATGTGATGTGACATTTATCCTCTCTGAAGATGGCAGTGGGAAGGGAGCGGCGCTAATTACAGCAGTGGCCAAGCGGTTTCACAGTCAAGAGGAAGAAGACAAGAGTTAA
- the LOC143769934 gene encoding hexokinase HKDC1-like isoform X4: MMTCGYEEPDCEIGLIAGTGSNVCYMEEMKNIELVDGDEGKMCINTEWGGFGNNGRLSDIQTQYDIHVDEKSLNPGKQRYEKMTSGMYLGEIVRQILIDLTKRGLLFRGQISERLRTKGIFETKFLSQIESDRLALLQVRKILQQLGLDSTCDDSIIVKEVCGAVSTRAAKLCGAGLAAVVDKIRENRGLDHLKTTVGVDGTLYKLHPHFSRILQETVKKLSPQCDVTFILSEDGSGKGAALITAVAKRFHSQEEEDKS; the protein is encoded by the exons ATGATGACCTGCGGGTATGAAGAGCCAGACTGTGAAATTGGGCTCATAGCAG GTACTGGGAGCAATGTGTGTTATATGGAAGAAATGAAGAACATTGAACTTGTAGATGGAGATGAAGGGAAAATGTGTATTAACACAGAATGGGGAGGATTCGGGAACAATGGCCGTCTCTCTGACATCCAGACACAATATGACATACATGTGGATGAAAAGTCTTTAAACCCTGGAAAACAAAG ATATGAAAAGATGACAAGCGGGATGTATCTGGGAGAAATTGTGAGGCAGATCCTGATTGATCTTACCAAAAGAGGCCTTTTATTCCGAGGACAGATTTCTGAGCGGCTGAGGACGAAAGGAATATTTGAAACTAAATTTCTGTCTCAAATAGAAAG TGATCGTTTAGCTCTTCTCCAGGTTCGGAAGATCCTTCAACAGCTTGGTTTAGACAGCACATGTGATGACAGTATCATTGTGAAGGAGGTCTGTGGTGCAGTGTCAACAAGAGCAGCAAAATTATGTGGAGCCGGCTTGGCTGCAGTTGTAGATAAAATCAGAGAAAACCGTGGTCTGGATCATCTTAAAACCACAGTTGGTGTTGATGGTACTTTGTATAAATTACACCCTCA TTTCTCTAGAATCTTGCAAGAAACCGTGAAGAAATTGTCTCCACAATGTGATGTGACATTTATCCTCTCTGAAGATGGCAGTGGGAAGGGAGCGGCGCTAATTACAGCAGTGGCCAAGCGGTTTCACAGTCAAGAGGAAGAAGACAAGAGTTAA
- the LOC143769934 gene encoding hexokinase HKDC1-like isoform X2 → MTERSIASRKCSNYIINNAKRQVWEHMGQFHMELGAQRQKGARRPEFDLDIVAIVNDTVGTMMTCGYEEPDCEIGLIAGTGSNVCYMEEMKNIELVDGDEGKMCINTEWGGFGNNGRLSDIQTQYDIHVDEKSLNPGKQRYEKMTSGMYLGEIVRQILIDLTKRGLLFRGQISERLRTKGIFETKFLSQIESDRLALLQVRKILQQLGLDSTCDDSIIVKEVCGAVSTRAAKLCGAGLAAVVDKIRENRGLDHLKTTVGVDGTLYKLHPHFSRILQETVKKLSPQCDVTFILSEDGSGKGAALITAVAKRFHSQEEEDKS, encoded by the exons ATGACTGAAAGGTCCATTGCAAGTAGAAAATGTAGCAACTATATTATAAACAATGCAAAAAGACAGGTGTGGGAACACATGGGACAATTTCACATGGAACTGGGTGCACAAAGGCAGAAGGGCGCACGGAGACCG GAATTTGACTTGGACATTGTGGCTATTGTCAATGACACTGTGGGAACCATGATGACCTGCGGGTATGAAGAGCCAGACTGTGAAATTGGGCTCATAGCAG GTACTGGGAGCAATGTGTGTTATATGGAAGAAATGAAGAACATTGAACTTGTAGATGGAGATGAAGGGAAAATGTGTATTAACACAGAATGGGGAGGATTCGGGAACAATGGCCGTCTCTCTGACATCCAGACACAATATGACATACATGTGGATGAAAAGTCTTTAAACCCTGGAAAACAAAG ATATGAAAAGATGACAAGCGGGATGTATCTGGGAGAAATTGTGAGGCAGATCCTGATTGATCTTACCAAAAGAGGCCTTTTATTCCGAGGACAGATTTCTGAGCGGCTGAGGACGAAAGGAATATTTGAAACTAAATTTCTGTCTCAAATAGAAAG TGATCGTTTAGCTCTTCTCCAGGTTCGGAAGATCCTTCAACAGCTTGGTTTAGACAGCACATGTGATGACAGTATCATTGTGAAGGAGGTCTGTGGTGCAGTGTCAACAAGAGCAGCAAAATTATGTGGAGCCGGCTTGGCTGCAGTTGTAGATAAAATCAGAGAAAACCGTGGTCTGGATCATCTTAAAACCACAGTTGGTGTTGATGGTACTTTGTATAAATTACACCCTCA TTTCTCTAGAATCTTGCAAGAAACCGTGAAGAAATTGTCTCCACAATGTGATGTGACATTTATCCTCTCTGAAGATGGCAGTGGGAAGGGAGCGGCGCTAATTACAGCAGTGGCCAAGCGGTTTCACAGTCAAGAGGAAGAAGACAAGAGTTAA